GCCACCCTGGTCTACACCCAGCGCTGCAAGGAGGCCTGGAGCGAGGTCCCGGTGGTGATCGGCGGCATCGAGGCCTCGCTGCGCCGCATCGCCCACTACGACTACTGGAGCGACAAGGTGCGCCGCTCGATCCTGGTCGACGCCAAGGCCGACCTGCTGGTCTACGGCAATGCCGAGCGCGCCATCGTCGAGATCGCGCACCGCCTGGCGCGCCGCGAGCCGGTGACCCAGATCACCGATGTGCGCGGCACCGCCTTCATGCGCCGCGACGAGCACGAGGTCGGCGACTGGTTCCAGATGGATTCGACCTCGGTCGACCAGCCCGGCCGCATCGACGAGCTGATCAGCCCCTACCAGACCGTCGAGGAGACCGCGGCCGACCAGGGCGCGTCTTGTTCGTCCAATGGCTCCAAGAACGGCGAGGCGCCGGCCGCCGACGCGCCCAAGCCGATCACGATCCACCGCCCGACCAAGATCACCCTGCCGCCGCGCGACAAGACCGTGATCCGCCTGCCGGCCTACGAGCAGGTCAAGAGCGACCCGGTGCTCTACGCCCACGCGAACCGCGTGCTGCACCTGGAGACCAACCCGGGCAATGCCCGCGCCCTGGTCCAGGCCCATGGCGACCGCGACCTCTGGATCAACCCGCCGCCGATCCCGCTCTCCACGCCGGAGATGGACCATGTGTTCGACCTGCCCTATGCCCGCAGCCCGCACCCGAGTTATGCGGACGCCAGTGGCAGCCACGACGGCGCGACCAAGATCCCGGCCTGGGAGATGATCCGCTTCAGCGTGAACATCATGCGCGGCTGCTTCGGCGGCTGCACCTTCTGCTCGATCACCGAGCATGAGGGCCGCATCATCCAGAGTCGCTCGGAAGACAGCGTGATCCGCGAGATCGAGGAGATGCGCGACAAGGTCAAGGGCTTCACCGGCATCGTCTCCGACCTCGGCGGCCCGACCGCGAACATGTACCGCATCGGCTGCAAGAGCCCGGAGATCGAGGCCGCCTGCCGCAAGCCCAGCTGCGTCTACCCCGGCATCTGTCAGAACCTGCACACCGACCATGGCCCGCTGATCAAGATGTACCGGCGCGCCCGCGCGCTGAAGGGCGTCAAGAAGATCCTGATCGGCTCGGGCCTGCGCTACGACCTGGCGATCCAGAGCCCCGAGTACATCAAGGAGCTGGTGACCCACCATGTCGGCGGCTATCTGAAGATCGCGCCCGAGCACACCGAGACCGGCCCGCTGTCCAAGATGATGAAGCCGGGCATCGGCACCTACGACAAGTTCAAGCAGTTGTTCGAGAAGGCCAGCGCGGAAGCCGGCAAGAAGCAGTACCTGATCCCCTACTTCATCGCCGCCCATCCCGGCACCGCCGACGAGGACATGATGAACCTGGCGGTCTGGTTGAAGCAGAACGGCTTCCGCGCCGACCAGGTGCAGACCTTCTACCCCAGCCCGATGGCCACCGCCACGGCGATGTACCACTCGAACAAGAACCCGCTGAAGAAGGTCACGCGCGACAGCGAGACGGTGGACATCGTGCGCGGCGAGCGCCGCCGCCGCCTGCACAAGGCCTTCCTGCGCTACCACGACGCCAACAACTGGCCGATGCTGCGCGAGGCGCTGAAGGCGATGGGCCGGGCCGACCTGATCGGCAACGGCAAGCATCACCTGATCCCCAGCTACCAGCCGGTCACCGATGGCAGCTACGAGAGCGCACGCAAGAAGAACTCGACCGTGGCCGCCAAGCCCGGCGCC
This genomic stretch from Roseateles sp. DAIF2 harbors:
- a CDS encoding YgiQ family radical SAM protein, with product MSAHAAIAPPKPAKTLTGYKPFWAKRFGPAPFLPMSRAEMDQLGWDSCDIIIVTGDAYVDHPSFGMAVIGRTLEAQGFRVGIIAQPDWQSADAFKALGKPNLFFGVAAGNMDSMINRYTADRKIRSDDAYTPGGEGGRRPDRATLVYTQRCKEAWSEVPVVIGGIEASLRRIAHYDYWSDKVRRSILVDAKADLLVYGNAERAIVEIAHRLARREPVTQITDVRGTAFMRRDEHEVGDWFQMDSTSVDQPGRIDELISPYQTVEETAADQGASCSSNGSKNGEAPAADAPKPITIHRPTKITLPPRDKTVIRLPAYEQVKSDPVLYAHANRVLHLETNPGNARALVQAHGDRDLWINPPPIPLSTPEMDHVFDLPYARSPHPSYADASGSHDGATKIPAWEMIRFSVNIMRGCFGGCTFCSITEHEGRIIQSRSEDSVIREIEEMRDKVKGFTGIVSDLGGPTANMYRIGCKSPEIEAACRKPSCVYPGICQNLHTDHGPLIKMYRRARALKGVKKILIGSGLRYDLAIQSPEYIKELVTHHVGGYLKIAPEHTETGPLSKMMKPGIGTYDKFKQLFEKASAEAGKKQYLIPYFIAAHPGTADEDMMNLAVWLKQNGFRADQVQTFYPSPMATATAMYHSNKNPLKKVTRDSETVDIVRGERRRRLHKAFLRYHDANNWPMLREALKAMGRADLIGNGKHHLIPSYQPVTDGSYESARKKNSTVAAKPGAKPTVAAKTAQVSQAPRKGQLLTQHTGLPPRVTGARPARPGAPKKPR